The proteins below are encoded in one region of Helianthus annuus cultivar XRQ/B chromosome 2, HanXRQr2.0-SUNRISE, whole genome shotgun sequence:
- the LOC110900986 gene encoding uncharacterized protein LOC110900986, protein MTSKWTDLNKKISKFNACFIQKSRNPQSGASEATIMQQAIELYCTTYHKRTFPHVAAWEVARHHPKWVPVELVDTSGPTAPKNRGGSKRTKTSDSGNYTTSASDNLPQMNLNDEPLDEPLDEPVEEDTPTRPRRRRGGDSSSKGKEAVAESIFRIEEEKMTQYKMAEQRKETMMTLKVEREQAYKEHLKTIERQNDLKILCEKHAHLDEPFKSIVIEQKRAICAKWGWEMPSV, encoded by the coding sequence agCCGAAACCCACAAAGTGGAGCGAGCGAGGCGACGATCATGCAACAAGCCATCGAATTGTATTGCACAACGTACCATAAGAGAACTTTTCCACACGTGGCGGCATGGGAAGTTGCGAGACATCACCCGAAGTGGGTCCCCGTTGAGTTGGTTGACACGAGTGGTCCTACGGCTCCAAAAAATCGAGGCGGTTCAAAAAGAACAAAGACATCCGATTCGGGGAACTACACGACTTccgcgtcggataacttgccccaAATGAACTTAAACGACGAGCCTCTAGACGAACCCCTTGACGAGCCCGTTGAGGAAGATACACCCACAAGGCCACGACGCAGACGAGGTGGTGATTCGTCAAGCAAAGGGAAGGAGGCGGTGGCGGAGTCGATTTTTAGAATCGAAGAGGAGAAAATGACCCAATACAAGATGGCCgaacaaagaaaagaaacaatGATGACCCTAAAAGTTGAACGGGAGCAGGCGTACAAGGAACACTTGAAAACGATCgaaagacaaaatgatttaaaaatcttgtgtgaAAAACACGCCCATCTCGACGAACCGTTCAAGTCAATTGTCATCGAACAAAAGCGCGCGATTTGCGCAAAGTGGGGTTGGGAGATGCCATcggtttag